A single window of Salvia splendens isolate huo1 chromosome 6, SspV2, whole genome shotgun sequence DNA harbors:
- the LOC121807389 gene encoding pseudo histidine-containing phosphotransfer protein 6-like isoform X2, translating into MLGLSLDQLRTDMNRLLAILFHQGVLDEQFLQLQQLQDESSPNFVSEVVNIYFHESEKLLRNLRALLELCDYKKMEIQLNQLMGSSSSIGAQRLRNVCIAFRAASNHNNRPGCLRALELLEYEYCYLKNKLHELFQIEQQRMLAAAVRYPAPHQHLNNPQA; encoded by the exons ATGTTGGGACTCAGTCTCGACCAGCTGCGTACTGACATGAATCGTTTGCTTGCTATTCTTTTCCACCAG GGTGTATTAGACGAGCAGTTCTTGCAGCTGCAGCAGCTCCAAGATGAATCTTCCCCTAACTTTGTCTCTGAGGTTGTCAACATCTATTTCCACGAGTCCGAGAAGCTCCTCCGAAACCTCAGAGCCTTGCT AGAGCTGTGTGACTACAAGAAGATGGAAATCCAGTTGAATCAGTTGATGGGAAGCAGCTCCAGCATTGGCGCCCAAAGGCTCCGAAACGTCTGCATCGCCTTTCGCGCTGCTTCCAACCACAACAATCGCCCCGG ATGCTTAAGAGCATTGGAGCTGCTGGAATATGAGTACTGTTACCTCAAAAACAAGCTGCATGAACTGTTCCAG ATTGAGCAGCAGAGAATGCTAGCAGCTGCAGTGAGATATCCTGCACCTCACCAGCACCTTAACAATCCTCAAGCCTGA
- the LOC121806352 gene encoding protein LURP-one-related 5-like, translating to MPWLSTAKRMPDAVMKSGAIVEECYVYEEEAHLTVRKTSLFFAGDGFTAYDCKGELVFRVDSYGPDAGDTGEVVLMDASGRCILTVRRKRPSLHQRWEGFVGDGADGKKPLFSVRRSSIIGRSSMTVEVYSKPGEEYQIEGSFGCRNCNIFNNEKVIVAEVRRKVDATTNVVLGKDVFVLSLKPGFDGAFAMGLVLILDQIYGSDEDADADGSLNGNKVGVEPSSEDSSSNPSP from the exons ATGCCGTGGTTGTCGACGGCGAAGCGAATGCCCGACGCAGTGATGAAGAGCGGCGCGATTGTCGAGGAATGCTACGTCTACGAAGAAGAGGCGCATCTCACTGTGCGGAAAACCTCTCTCTTTTTCGCCGGCGACGGCTTCACTGCCTACGATTGCAAAGGCGAGCTCGTCTTCCGAGTCGACTCGTACGGTCCCGACGCCGGCGATACTGGCGAAGTCGTTCTCATGGACGCTTCCGGAAGATGCATCCTCACCGTCCGCCGCAAG AGGCCGAGCCTGCACCAGCGGTGGGAGGGCTTCGTCGGCGACGGAGCGGACGGGAAGAAGCCGCTGTTCAGCGTGCGGAGATCCTCGATAATCGGACGGTCAAGCATGACGGTGGAGGTGTATTCCAAACCAGGAGAAGAGTACCAGATCGAAGGCTCCTTCGGCTGCCGGAATTGCAACATTTTCAACAACGAAAAAGTGATTGTGGCGGAGGTTCGCCGCAAGGTGGACGCAACCACCAACGTCGTGCTCGGAAAAGACGTGTTCGTGCTATCGCTGAAGCCTGGGTTCGACGGCGCCTTCGCCATGGGGCTGGTGCTGATACTCGATCAGATCTACGGCTCCGACGAAGACGCCGATGCCGACGGAAGCCTCAACGGAAACAAGGTCGGGGTCGAGCCCTCCAGTGAGGATTCGAGTTCGAATCCCTCTCCCTAA
- the LOC121808330 gene encoding chalcone synthase-like: MANMEEIRRAQRASGPATVLAIGTATPPNYVEQSTFPDYYFRVTNSEHKVDLKNKFKRICENTTIKKRYMHLTEDLLKQNPNIAAYAAPSLDARQDMVAVEVPKLCRKAAEKAIAEWAQPKSNITHLIFCTSTVAVDMPSADYVLSNLLGLRPSVIRTMLCQHGCYGGASALRLAKDMAENNAAARVLIVCCEITAMLFRGPDEAHIEDLVGQALFGDAAAALIVGSDPVVGAGERPLFQVVSGAQRIVPGSEGRILGRMREAGLLVDLMRDIPGLVSGSIGEILKEAFGPFGISDWNEIFWIAHPGGPAILNRMEMGLGLGPDKMRCSRHVLSEYGNVSSPSVLFVLDAMRKFSAEEGRSTTGEGLDWGVMFGFGPGLTVETILLRSVPIA, from the exons ATGGCGAACATGGAGGAGATCCGCCGTGCTCAACGGGCTTCCGGTCCAGCCACCGTGTTGGCGATCGGCACCGCCACGCCACCGAATTACGTGGAGCAGAGCACGTTTCCTGATTACTACTTCCGCGTCACAAACAGTGAGCATAAGGTCGACCTCAAAAACAAATTCAAGCGCATCT GCGAGAATACGACGATCAAGAAACGGTACATGCACCTAACGGAAGACCTCCTGAAACAGAACCCGAACATCGCCGCCTACGCTGCGCCGTCGCTTGATGCACGGCAGGATATGGTGGCCGTGGAGGTGCCGAAGCTGTGCCGAAAAGCCGCAGAGAAAGCCATAGCGGAATGGGCCCAGCCCAAGTCCAACATCACCCACCTCATCTTCTGCACCAGCACCGTCGCCGTCGACATGCCCAGCGCCGACTACGTTCTCTCCAACCTCCTCGGCCTCCGCCCCTCCGTCATCCGCACCATGCTGTGCCAACACGGCTGCTACGGCGGCGCCTCCGCCCTCCGCCTCGCCAAGGACATGGCCGAGAACAACGCCGCCGCTCGGGTTCTGATCGTCTGCTGCGAGATCACCGCCATGCTCTTCCGCGGCCCAGACGAGGCCCATATCGAGGACCTCGTGGGCCAGGCGCTTTTTGGGGACGCCGCCGCCGCATTGATCGTCGGCTCCGACCCGGTGGTCGGGGCCGGCGAGCGGCCGCTCTTCCAGGTCGTTTCCGGGGCTCAGAGGATTGTCCCCGGAAGCGAGGGGAGGATCTTGGGCCGCATGCGTGAAGCCGGGCTGCTTGTGGATCTGATGAGGGATATCCCGGGCCTTGTCTCGGGTAGTATTGGGGAGATTTTGAAGGAGGCCTTTGGGCCGTTTGGGATTTCAGATTGGAATGAGATATTTTGGATTGCACATCCTGGCGGGCCCGCGATATTAAATCGGATGGAAATGGGCTTAGGATTAGGGCCCGATAAAATGCGGTGTTCGCGCCACGTGTTGAGTGAGTACGGGAATGTGTCTAGTCCTTCCGTGTTGTTTGTATTGGATGCAATGAGGAAGTTTTCGGCGGAGGAGGGGAGGAGCACCACCGGCGAGGGGCTGGATTGGGGGGTGATGTTCGGGTTCGGGCCGGGCCTCACGGTGGAAACGATTCTACTGCGGAGCGTGCCGATTGCTTGA
- the LOC121807389 gene encoding pseudo histidine-containing phosphotransfer protein 6-like isoform X1 — translation MLGLSLDQLRTDMNRLLAILFHQGVLDEQFLQLQQLQDESSPNFVSEVVNIYFHESEKLLRNLRALLVDRELCDYKKMEIQLNQLMGSSSSIGAQRLRNVCIAFRAASNHNNRPGCLRALELLEYEYCYLKNKLHELFQIEQQRMLAAAVRYPAPHQHLNNPQA, via the exons ATGTTGGGACTCAGTCTCGACCAGCTGCGTACTGACATGAATCGTTTGCTTGCTATTCTTTTCCACCAG GGTGTATTAGACGAGCAGTTCTTGCAGCTGCAGCAGCTCCAAGATGAATCTTCCCCTAACTTTGTCTCTGAGGTTGTCAACATCTATTTCCACGAGTCCGAGAAGCTCCTCCGAAACCTCAGAGCCTTGCT AGTGGATAGAGAGCTGTGTGACTACAAGAAGATGGAAATCCAGTTGAATCAGTTGATGGGAAGCAGCTCCAGCATTGGCGCCCAAAGGCTCCGAAACGTCTGCATCGCCTTTCGCGCTGCTTCCAACCACAACAATCGCCCCGG ATGCTTAAGAGCATTGGAGCTGCTGGAATATGAGTACTGTTACCTCAAAAACAAGCTGCATGAACTGTTCCAG ATTGAGCAGCAGAGAATGCTAGCAGCTGCAGTGAGATATCCTGCACCTCACCAGCACCTTAACAATCCTCAAGCCTGA